In Clostridia bacterium, one DNA window encodes the following:
- a CDS encoding ATP-binding protein — protein MRELVVISGKGGTGKTSMVGSLAALNSGAVLADCDVDAANLHLLLEATLKEAEPFRASRVAVIKEEDCLQCGLCVSLCRFEAIRDFKVDPTACEGCQVCYHICPTETISMEEVISGQCMVSDTPYGTLVHGRLGIGEANSGKLVTLVRQKARELAEAQGKSLIITDGPPGIGCPVISSLSGASMALIVTEPTLSGIHDLERVLAVCRHFGVRALVCINRYDLCLENTARIEAYCREQGIEVVGKIAVDLAVVKAMVAGQPVVVHKDYQDREVSRQIKAMWAEVQARLLA, from the coding sequence GTGAGAGAGCTGGTAGTCATAAGCGGTAAAGGCGGAACCGGAAAGACTTCCATGGTTGGCTCGCTGGCGGCGCTTAACTCCGGAGCAGTACTGGCTGACTGCGACGTGGACGCGGCCAATTTACACCTTTTGTTGGAGGCCACGCTGAAGGAGGCGGAGCCTTTCCGGGCTTCGCGAGTGGCAGTTATCAAGGAAGAAGATTGCTTACAATGCGGCCTGTGTGTTTCCCTTTGCCGGTTCGAAGCCATCAGAGACTTTAAAGTGGATCCTACTGCTTGCGAAGGGTGCCAGGTTTGCTATCACATCTGCCCAACGGAAACCATAAGCATGGAAGAAGTCATATCCGGGCAGTGCATGGTCTCCGATACTCCTTATGGCACCTTAGTGCACGGAAGGCTGGGCATAGGTGAGGCCAACTCTGGCAAGCTGGTTACTTTAGTAAGGCAGAAAGCCAGGGAGCTGGCAGAAGCCCAAGGAAAAAGCCTGATTATCACCGATGGTCCTCCAGGAATTGGTTGCCCGGTGATCTCATCGCTTTCAGGAGCTTCCATGGCTTTGATAGTAACCGAACCGACCCTGTCGGGAATACACGATCTGGAACGGGTGTTAGCCGTCTGTCGGCACTTTGGGGTGCGGGCTTTAGTATGTATTAATCGCTACGATCTCTGCCTGGAAAATACGGCGCGGATCGAAGCATACTGCCGCGAGCAAGGGATAGAAGTAGTCGGGAAGATTGCGGTGGATCTGGCAGTGGTCAAAGCCATGGTAGCCGGCCAGCCGGTGGTAGTTCATAAGGACTACCAAGATCGGGAGGTTTCCCGCCAGATTAAGGCCATGTGGGCGGAGGTTCAAGCTCGGCTTTTGGCCTGA
- a CDS encoding formate dehydrogenase accessory sulfurtransferase FdhD, producing MRVLARRVTGRQQVVEDYQTLLLRSGCGRTQTFKSGPGGLGDGARESGPSTGLLAGPGLEIGAETEASGKVGAKAGALAGDQAEVGPEAEAEAGFRARNGSLAGDGAGSGEGPTYADSGVEKAGSRRLWVESNLKVRPAVLSGLRREIATHQTVKRGSGGVHAAALFDACGQLLVLHEDIGRHNALDKVIGHALIWSLPLDQLIAVTTGRASYEMVTKAARVGIPILLSFSSPTSLAVEYAQACRLTIGGYLRGQSLIIHTHPWRLATETSNLFPGPNW from the coding sequence GTGCGGGTGCTGGCACGCCGGGTCACCGGCCGCCAGCAAGTTGTGGAAGACTATCAGACCCTGCTTTTGCGATCTGGCTGCGGGCGCACCCAGACCTTTAAGTCAGGACCGGGCGGCCTGGGGGATGGGGCCCGGGAGAGCGGGCCGTCCACTGGACTTCTTGCTGGGCCAGGGCTGGAGATTGGAGCTGAGACCGAGGCCTCAGGTAAGGTTGGGGCTAAGGCTGGGGCGCTCGCCGGGGACCAAGCTGAGGTTGGGCCCGAGGCAGAAGCTGAGGCTGGTTTCAGAGCAAGGAATGGTTCCCTAGCTGGTGATGGGGCCGGAAGCGGGGAGGGGCCTACCTATGCTGATAGCGGCGTGGAAAAGGCGGGATCCCGGCGACTGTGGGTGGAAAGCAACCTCAAGGTACGCCCCGCGGTTCTATCCGGCCTACGCCGGGAAATAGCTACCCACCAGACTGTCAAGCGGGGGAGCGGTGGAGTGCACGCCGCCGCCCTGTTTGATGCCTGCGGCCAGCTGTTGGTACTGCACGAGGATATTGGCCGGCACAATGCCCTGGACAAGGTCATCGGCCATGCCCTGATTTGGAGTTTACCGTTGGACCAGCTGATTGCTGTCACCACCGGCCGGGCCAGCTATGAGATGGTCACCAAGGCGGCCCGGGTGGGCATTCCCATCCTTTTATCCTTTTCGTCGCCCACTTCCTTGGCCGTGGAATACGCCCAAGCGTGCCGCCTAACTATTGGTGGGTATCTCCGGGGCCAATCCCTAATTATCCATACCCACCCCTGGCGCTTGGCTACGGAGACCAGTAACCTATTCCCCGGGCCCAATTGGTAA
- a CDS encoding NifB/NifX family molybdenum-iron cluster-binding protein: protein MRLAVTSQGSQLESPVDPRFGRCAYLVVLDLDTGSWEAIVNPGANASGGAGIQTAQLVVDLGANAVATGNIGPNAMAVLNSAGIQVYNASHGSVRDTAVAFNERRLRPVPESTVGTHFGMGGRGSGGGGAQRGRGRTGFGRS, encoded by the coding sequence GTGAGACTAGCGGTTACGTCTCAGGGCAGTCAACTTGAATCTCCGGTTGATCCCCGCTTTGGCCGGTGCGCCTATTTGGTCGTCCTAGATCTCGATACTGGGTCCTGGGAGGCCATTGTCAATCCTGGGGCCAATGCCAGCGGGGGAGCTGGCATCCAAACTGCCCAGTTGGTAGTGGATCTGGGCGCCAATGCGGTGGCCACCGGTAACATTGGTCCTAATGCCATGGCGGTGCTGAATTCAGCGGGGATTCAAGTTTATAACGCCAGTCATGGCTCAGTCCGCGATACGGCGGTGGCCTTTAATGAGCGTCGCCTGAGGCCAGTTCCGGAATCTACCGTAGGTACCCATTTTGGCATGGGTGGCCGGGGCTCTGGAGGCGGGGGTGCACAAAGGGGCCGGGGCAGGACCGGCTTCGGTCGAAGCTGA
- a CDS encoding NifB/NifX family molybdenum-iron cluster-binding protein yields MKVAVASEGNLVSQHFGHCPEYTLFTVENGNIISKTVIPNPGHQPGFLPGYLSNLGVTCIIAGGMGPRAQELFSQHNIDTVLGVAGPVDDVIRAYLQGTLEPGESSCDHGGSSHHHNCQHGC; encoded by the coding sequence ATGAAAGTAGCAGTTGCATCGGAGGGTAATCTGGTTTCCCAGCATTTTGGCCACTGCCCGGAGTATACCTTGTTTACAGTGGAAAACGGCAATATTATCAGCAAAACGGTAATCCCCAACCCCGGGCATCAGCCAGGTTTCCTGCCCGGGTACCTCAGCAATTTAGGGGTCACCTGCATTATTGCCGGGGGTATGGGCCCGCGTGCTCAGGAGCTTTTTAGCCAGCACAACATTGATACTGTCCTAGGCGTAGCCGGGCCGGTGGACGATGTCATTCGTGCCTATCTTCAAGGAACCTTAGAGCCTGGGGAGAGTAGCTGTGACCACGGTGGCAGCAGCCACCACCACAACTGCCAGCACGGTTGCTAA
- a CDS encoding energy-coupling factor ABC transporter permease, with the protein MHIPDGFIDPKTWISSAAVSAGVLGYGLRKTREKLGDRQIPTMGVMAAFIFAAQMVNFPIIGGTSGHLIGAVLAAIVLGPWAASIVMTTILVIQCLVFLDGGLTALGANVLNMAIIAVFGGYYTYRWLTRLIKWERSWLPATFIASWLSVLLAASACALELAWSGTVPLNVALGAMLLWHLFIGLGEAIITTAIVAYLVNARKELVLDHSAKV; encoded by the coding sequence ATGCATATTCCCGATGGTTTTATTGATCCCAAGACCTGGATCTCATCAGCAGCTGTCAGCGCCGGGGTGTTAGGGTATGGGCTGAGAAAAACTAGGGAAAAGCTGGGGGACCGGCAAATCCCTACCATGGGAGTAATGGCCGCCTTCATCTTTGCGGCCCAGATGGTCAACTTCCCCATCATCGGTGGCACTTCCGGCCACCTCATTGGCGCCGTCCTAGCCGCCATAGTCTTAGGGCCATGGGCTGCTTCCATAGTCATGACCACCATTTTAGTGATTCAGTGCCTGGTTTTTCTCGATGGCGGGCTCACCGCCCTGGGAGCCAACGTGCTCAACATGGCCATAATCGCGGTCTTTGGAGGTTATTATACTTACCGGTGGCTAACCCGGCTCATCAAATGGGAGAGATCTTGGTTGCCCGCTACCTTCATCGCTTCCTGGCTCTCGGTACTCTTGGCCGCTAGTGCTTGCGCCCTGGAACTGGCTTGGTCAGGAACTGTTCCCCTGAACGTAGCCCTGGGAGCCATGCTCCTTTGGCACCTTTTCATTGGTTTGGGTGAGGCTATCATTACTACCGCCATCGTCGCCTATTTGGTCAACGCCCGCAAAGAACTGGTTTTGGACCATAGCGCTAAAGTTTGA
- a CDS encoding DUF5320 domain-containing protein translates to MPRGDRTGPWGMGPRTGRAAGYCSGYPVPGFANPVAGWGFGFGRGLGMGRGRGRGLGLRCAWPGWVWAYPPYPAYGPYSPYAGPYAGPGAVPDTEQEKAFLKDQMQALSRQMKALEKRLGELSEETKGQEEGE, encoded by the coding sequence ATGCCTAGAGGAGATAGGACTGGTCCTTGGGGAATGGGACCGAGAACCGGCAGGGCAGCCGGATATTGTTCCGGTTATCCGGTGCCAGGCTTCGCGAACCCCGTAGCTGGCTGGGGTTTTGGGTTCGGCCGAGGGCTAGGGATGGGTCGAGGCCGTGGTCGTGGTTTAGGTCTGCGCTGTGCCTGGCCAGGCTGGGTTTGGGCATATCCACCGTATCCCGCCTACGGACCCTACTCGCCCTACGCTGGTCCCTATGCGGGTCCAGGTGCCGTTCCTGATACCGAGCAGGAAAAGGCTTTCTTGAAAGACCAGATGCAGGCACTAAGCCGGCAGATGAAGGCTTTGGAGAAGCGCCTGGGGGAGCTGTCCGAAGAAACCAAGGGCCAGGAAGAAGGAGAGTAG
- a CDS encoding class I SAM-dependent methyltransferase, with protein MQLVEKDHVGKVALAGGDVLMDAGFWERAWQAERSRTLFSLERPERSGVAYWDHRADHFARRTASEEGKKRAAHIIHWLGHQEGLRPAHELEILDIGCGTGNYSLLLARRAKQVVALDPSVRMLHFLKERMAAEQVSNIEPVALAWEEVDLDELGWRKRFDVVLAPLTPAIHDVPTLRKMLEACRHAIYYASFSERRDPIHQELWRRVVGKEMPAYSRDALYVFHLLYAWGYHPTIEFQEWNVNREESIEEVQNELRDFLWPFMEIDARVDQEIRKLVQELARNGQVSWLRRQTFAQVSCNVEFRRT; from the coding sequence ATGCAGTTAGTAGAAAAAGACCATGTGGGGAAAGTAGCGCTGGCTGGTGGTGATGTCTTAATGGACGCCGGCTTTTGGGAACGGGCCTGGCAAGCGGAGCGCTCGCGTACCCTTTTTAGCCTTGAGCGTCCCGAGCGCTCGGGGGTAGCCTACTGGGATCATCGAGCCGATCACTTTGCCCGCCGGACCGCCAGCGAGGAGGGTAAAAAGCGGGCTGCCCATATTATCCATTGGCTAGGTCACCAGGAGGGACTGAGGCCGGCCCATGAGCTTGAGATTCTAGACATTGGCTGCGGAACGGGGAATTACAGCTTGCTGTTGGCGCGGCGGGCTAAGCAAGTGGTGGCCCTTGACCCTTCGGTAAGGATGCTTCATTTTCTTAAGGAGCGAATGGCGGCTGAACAGGTGAGTAATATTGAACCAGTGGCCTTGGCTTGGGAAGAGGTAGACCTGGATGAGCTGGGCTGGCGGAAGCGCTTCGATGTGGTTTTGGCTCCCCTGACTCCTGCCATCCATGACGTGCCTACCTTGAGAAAGATGCTGGAGGCCTGCCGGCATGCCATCTATTATGCTAGCTTCAGCGAGCGCCGGGATCCTATCCACCAGGAGCTTTGGCGCCGGGTAGTAGGGAAGGAAATGCCTGCCTATTCCCGCGATGCCCTTTATGTTTTCCATCTTCTTTATGCTTGGGGGTATCACCCGACCATTGAATTCCAGGAGTGGAATGTGAATCGGGAGGAGAGCATAGAGGAGGTCCAAAATGAACTCAGAGATTTCTTGTGGCCGTTCATGGAAATCGATGCCAGAGTCGACCAGGAGATTCGCAAACTGGTGCAGGAACTGGCCCGCAATGGCCAAGTGAGCTGGCTGCGCCGGCAAACCTTTGCCCAGGTTAGCTGCAACGTAGAGTTTCGCCGCACCTGA
- a CDS encoding ATP-binding protein, whose amino-acid sequence MRIAVASGKGGTGKTTVAVNLALSLWRSRPLLPIQLLDCDVEEPNAAIFLKPKVRQSWPVSIPVPEVDREKCDYCGRCAQVCAFNAIAVAKEVVLVFDQLCHGCGGCARFCPRGAIKEVERPIGVLEVGLVDQGAPVGSSKGGDPLELIQGRLNPGEAMAVPAIRAVKQQVKPDGVSILDAPPGTSCPVIETVRGADFCILVTEPTPFGFNDLVLAVEMLRRLAVPCGVVINRADLGDERVEHYCHEQDLPILMRIPWDQELARFYARGEAIVLHNRAWESQFVALYEKVVKQGGKGERAGSHKR is encoded by the coding sequence ATGAGAATTGCGGTTGCCAGCGGAAAGGGCGGCACGGGCAAGACGACGGTGGCTGTCAACCTAGCCCTGTCCTTATGGCGCTCCCGGCCTTTGTTGCCTATTCAATTATTGGACTGTGACGTAGAAGAACCCAACGCCGCCATCTTTCTCAAGCCGAAGGTAAGGCAATCTTGGCCCGTGTCCATCCCGGTGCCTGAGGTCGACCGGGAAAAATGCGATTACTGCGGGCGTTGCGCTCAAGTTTGCGCTTTCAATGCCATAGCCGTGGCCAAGGAGGTAGTGTTGGTATTTGACCAGCTGTGCCACGGGTGCGGCGGCTGCGCGCGCTTTTGCCCTCGGGGGGCCATAAAGGAGGTTGAGCGGCCGATTGGAGTCCTTGAGGTGGGGTTGGTTGACCAGGGAGCGCCGGTTGGGTCTAGTAAGGGAGGGGACCCTTTGGAACTAATCCAGGGCCGGCTCAACCCAGGGGAGGCCATGGCAGTCCCGGCAATCCGGGCGGTAAAGCAGCAGGTGAAGCCGGACGGGGTATCTATTCTGGATGCTCCGCCGGGAACTTCCTGCCCGGTCATCGAAACCGTCAGGGGAGCGGACTTTTGCATTTTGGTTACCGAGCCCACGCCCTTTGGTTTCAATGATTTAGTCCTGGCGGTGGAGATGCTCCGCAGGCTCGCTGTTCCCTGTGGAGTAGTGATTAACCGAGCTGACCTGGGAGATGAGCGAGTGGAACATTATTGCCACGAGCAAGATCTGCCGATCCTAATGCGCATACCCTGGGACCAGGAGCTGGCCCGTTTTTATGCTCGGGGAGAGGCTATAGTCCTCCATAACCGGGCCTGGGAATCCCAATTCGTGGCCTTGTATGAGAAGGTGGTAAAGCAGGGTGGGAAAGGTGAGAGAGCTGGTAGTCATAAGCGGTAA
- a CDS encoding Mrp/NBP35 family ATP-binding protein: MADNGNNTACSATSCDSNTCGESGCSVKAADHNQASQEAAPGKLPQNQMNDIHHVVAIMSGKGGVGKSSVTSLVAVSLARKGYKVGVLDADITGPSIPKIFGIKDRPESFEFGLLPVKSKSGIEIMSLNLLLPREDDPVIWRGPLIASAVKQFWTDVVWGPLDYLLVDLPPGTGDAPLTVMQSLPLDSVVIVSSPQELAVMVVKKAMKMAEAMGVSILGLVENMSYITCPHCGEVLHVFGPSRAQEVARAAGVPFLGSLPLDPELAALCDQGEIEKYQGQMPEVVEALENNVH; this comes from the coding sequence ATGGCGGACAACGGTAATAACACGGCTTGCAGCGCTACCAGCTGCGACTCCAACACTTGTGGAGAAAGCGGCTGCTCGGTCAAAGCGGCCGACCATAACCAGGCTAGTCAAGAAGCAGCTCCGGGCAAACTACCCCAGAACCAGATGAATGATATTCACCACGTGGTGGCCATCATGAGCGGCAAGGGTGGGGTAGGCAAATCCTCGGTCACCTCCCTTGTCGCCGTGAGCCTAGCCCGTAAGGGTTACAAGGTAGGGGTGCTGGATGCCGACATAACTGGCCCTAGCATTCCCAAGATATTCGGGATCAAGGACCGGCCCGAATCCTTTGAATTTGGCCTGCTTCCGGTAAAGAGCAAGAGCGGCATCGAGATCATGTCTTTAAACCTGCTCCTGCCCCGCGAGGATGACCCGGTGATTTGGCGGGGACCGCTGATTGCTAGTGCCGTAAAACAATTTTGGACCGATGTGGTTTGGGGTCCATTGGATTACCTGCTGGTGGACTTACCCCCGGGCACGGGGGATGCTCCCTTGACGGTAATGCAGTCTCTGCCGTTGGACAGCGTGGTCATTGTCTCTTCACCCCAGGAGCTGGCGGTGATGGTGGTCAAGAAGGCCATGAAGATGGCAGAGGCCATGGGGGTCTCCATTTTAGGCTTGGTGGAGAACATGAGCTACATTACTTGCCCCCACTGTGGAGAGGTACTGCACGTATTTGGACCTTCCCGTGCCCAGGAAGTGGCCCGGGCCGCCGGGGTACCTTTCCTAGGTAGCCTCCCCTTGGACCCTGAATTGGCTGCCCTCTGCGACCAGGGGGAAATCGAGAAATACCAGGGCCAAATGCCCGAGGTCGTGGAAGCGCTGGAAAACAATGTTCACTGA
- a CDS encoding cob(I)yrinic acid a,c-diamide adenosyltransferase: MVKDNPLGKGYVQVYTGNAKGKTTAALGLAFRAMGRGLKTYIGQFMKGQQYGELKAAAMVSPYIVIEQYGKDTFIHVKNPPAEEDVRMAKEGLRRAREAMLSGEYDIVIFDEINTAHYFHLLTTEEMLEIMQAKPDGVEIIFTGRYAPPEVVAKADLVTEMLEIKHYYHQGVEARPGIER; encoded by the coding sequence ATGGTCAAGGACAACCCTTTGGGAAAAGGCTATGTCCAGGTGTACACCGGTAACGCCAAGGGGAAAACTACGGCTGCATTGGGGCTGGCCTTTCGCGCCATGGGCCGAGGCCTAAAAACCTACATTGGGCAGTTTATGAAGGGACAGCAATACGGCGAGCTTAAGGCGGCGGCCATGGTTTCTCCCTACATAGTTATTGAGCAGTACGGCAAAGATACTTTCATTCATGTCAAGAATCCCCCTGCCGAAGAAGATGTCCGTATGGCTAAGGAAGGCCTGCGGCGAGCCCGGGAAGCAATGCTTTCCGGGGAATATGATATCGTGATATTTGATGAAATCAACACTGCCCATTACTTCCACCTGCTTACAACTGAAGAGATGCTAGAAATCATGCAGGCTAAACCCGATGGGGTAGAAATAATCTTTACTGGCCGGTACGCTCCGCCCGAGGTGGTGGCTAAGGCCGACTTGGTGACGGAGATGCTGGAAATTAAACATTACTATCACCAGGGGGTAGAAGCTCGACCTGGCATCGAACGCTGA
- a CDS encoding ATP-binding cassette domain-containing protein: protein MPSTNHAKADQGQEIAIQVRDLHYRYRGGHEALRGVSLTIKKGTRAVFLGPNGAGKSTLLLHFNGTYLPSQGQVEVFGQEINTRTESWVKSQVGLVFQDPDDQVFCSTVEEDIAFGPTNLGWTPEEVQRRVQEVVAALGLEKLAPRPPHQLSYGEKKRVAIAGILAMQPQVIVFDEPTAFLDPKSRLAVWKIMDSLSNQGKTVIVATHDVDLAAEWAEQVFVLKEGRLLVSGTPDILTDREVVEAADLSFPTVTEVFRRAGQLTASAPQDHGLKTMGAKNLPKTIAEAAQLIAGLLASLP from the coding sequence ATGCCCTCAACCAACCATGCTAAAGCCGACCAAGGCCAGGAAATTGCTATTCAGGTAAGGGACCTACACTACCGTTACCGGGGCGGGCACGAGGCTTTGCGGGGCGTATCCCTGACCATTAAAAAGGGTACTCGGGCCGTCTTCTTAGGCCCCAACGGAGCCGGGAAATCGACTTTGCTCCTACATTTCAACGGCACCTACTTGCCCTCTCAAGGTCAAGTGGAAGTATTCGGCCAGGAGATCAATACCCGCACGGAAAGCTGGGTCAAGAGCCAGGTGGGCTTGGTTTTCCAGGATCCCGACGACCAAGTATTCTGTTCCACCGTAGAAGAGGATATCGCTTTCGGACCCACCAACCTAGGCTGGACTCCTGAGGAGGTACAAAGGCGGGTACAAGAAGTGGTGGCGGCCTTGGGGCTAGAGAAGCTAGCCCCAAGGCCGCCCCACCAGCTGAGTTACGGCGAGAAAAAGCGGGTAGCCATTGCTGGCATCCTGGCCATGCAACCTCAAGTGATAGTCTTTGATGAGCCCACCGCTTTCCTGGATCCAAAGAGCCGGTTGGCTGTCTGGAAGATCATGGACAGCCTAAGCAACCAGGGAAAGACGGTGATCGTGGCTACCCACGACGTTGATTTGGCAGCCGAATGGGCCGAGCAGGTATTCGTGCTCAAGGAAGGGAGGTTGTTGGTAAGCGGAACCCCGGACATCCTTACCGATCGGGAGGTGGTCGAGGCAGCCGATTTATCTTTCCCCACCGTTACTGAGGTGTTCCGCCGGGCCGGGCAGCTAACTGCCAGCGCTCCCCAAGATCACGGGTTGAAAACCATGGGGGCAAAGAACCTCCCCAAAACCATTGCCGAAGCTGCCCAGTTGATTGCCGGCCTCTTGGCCTCGCTGCCATAG
- a CDS encoding PDGLE domain-containing protein, which produces MKRYIWIWLVVALAVGALLSPFASPNPDGLEKVAETHGFIDKGVSLIAAPIADYLLPGVANEKIATGLAGIIGVLITFAAVYAIGKVVTKPKG; this is translated from the coding sequence TTGAAAAGATATATCTGGATTTGGTTGGTGGTGGCTTTAGCCGTGGGCGCACTGCTTTCTCCCTTTGCTTCGCCCAACCCGGACGGGCTGGAGAAAGTAGCTGAAACCCACGGGTTCATCGATAAAGGCGTAAGCTTGATTGCCGCTCCCATCGCCGATTACCTGCTACCAGGAGTAGCGAACGAAAAAATTGCCACGGGATTGGCCGGCATAATCGGGGTACTGATAACCTTTGCAGCTGTATATGCCATCGGCAAGGTGGTGACCAAGCCTAAAGGTTGA